One Setaria viridis chromosome 3, Setaria_viridis_v4.0, whole genome shotgun sequence DNA window includes the following coding sequences:
- the LOC117849668 gene encoding caffeoylshikimate esterase isoform X1: protein MDIEYHEEYVSNPSGVPLFTCRWLPASSSPKALVFLCHGYGAECSEFMRECGIKMATAGYGVFGIDYEGHGKSMGARCYIQKFDNLVTDCDQFFKSICDMEDYRNKSRFLYGESMGGAVVLLLHRKDPAFWDGAVLVAPMCKISEKVKPHPLVVSFLTKVEEIIPKWKIVPTKDIINSTFKDPIKREKVRKNKLIYQDRPRLKSALELLRTSMDVEDNLSEVRVPFLVLHGEADTVTDPEVSRTLYERSASTDKTIKLYPGMWHGLTAGEPDENVELVFSDILAWLDQRSRHWKPEERVRAPLEPESKHHQEASKKITCATSSNGAESPVPVSPHGQPQCGCSFLCGLGGQPNQHQSRM, encoded by the exons ATGGACATAGAGTACCATGAG GAGTATGTGAGCAATCCGAGTGGCGTGCCGCTCTTCACGTGCCGGTGGCTGCCAGCGTCCTCCTCGCCCAAGGCGCTCGTCTTCCTCTGCCATG GTTACGGTGCGGAGTGCAGCGAGTTCATGAGAG AATGTGGGATCAAGATGGCCACAGCAGGGTATGGTGTGTTCGGGATCGATTATGAGGGCCACGGCAAGTCCATGGGTGCCAGATGCTACATCCAGAAGTTCGACAACCTTGTGACTGACTGCGACCAGTTCTTCAAATCCATCTGCG ACATGGAGGATTACAGGAACAAAAGCCGGTTCCTGTACGGCGAGTCCATGGGTGGAGCTGTCGTTCTACTGTTGCATAGGAAGGATCCAGCATTCTGGGATGGAGCAGTCCTTGTGGCGCCAATGTGCAAG ATATCAGAGAAGGTGAAACCGCACCCTCTTGTGGTCTCCTTCCTGACTAAGGTGGAGGAGATAATCCCAAAATGGAAGATCGTCCCGACCAAAGATATCATCAACTCCACATTCAAGGACCCCATCAAGCGTGAAAAG GTCAGGAAGAACAAGCTCATCTACCAGGACAGGCCCCGGCTGAAGTCTGCGCTGGAGCTGCTCAGGACCAGCATGGATGTGGAAGATAATCTGTCAGAG GTGAGGGTGCCATTTCTGGTCCTGCACGGCGAGGCCGACACGGTGACCGATCCGGAGGTCAGCCGCACCCTCTACGAGCGCTCAGCCAGCACCGACAAGACCATCAAGCTCTACCCAGGGATGTGGCACGGCCTCACCGCCGGTGAGCCTGACGAGAACGTGGAGCTGGTGTTCTCTGACATTCTCGCATGGCTCGACCAGCGCAGTCGCCATTGGAAACCTGAAGAACGGGTCAGAGCTCCACTAGAGCCCGAAAGCAAGCACCACCAAGAGGCGTCCAAGAAAATCACCTGTGCTACCAGCAGCAATGGTGCAGAGAGTCCGGTGCCCGTGTCACCACACGGCCAGCCTCAGTGTGGCTGCAGCTTCCTCTGCGGGCTCGGTGGCCAACCAAACCAGCACCAATCTAGGATGTAG
- the LOC117849668 gene encoding caffeoylshikimate esterase isoform X2, producing MRECGIKMATAGYGVFGIDYEGHGKSMGARCYIQKFDNLVTDCDQFFKSICDMEDYRNKSRFLYGESMGGAVVLLLHRKDPAFWDGAVLVAPMCKISEKVKPHPLVVSFLTKVEEIIPKWKIVPTKDIINSTFKDPIKREKVRKNKLIYQDRPRLKSALELLRTSMDVEDNLSEVRVPFLVLHGEADTVTDPEVSRTLYERSASTDKTIKLYPGMWHGLTAGEPDENVELVFSDILAWLDQRSRHWKPEERVRAPLEPESKHHQEASKKITCATSSNGAESPVPVSPHGQPQCGCSFLCGLGGQPNQHQSRM from the exons ATGAGAG AATGTGGGATCAAGATGGCCACAGCAGGGTATGGTGTGTTCGGGATCGATTATGAGGGCCACGGCAAGTCCATGGGTGCCAGATGCTACATCCAGAAGTTCGACAACCTTGTGACTGACTGCGACCAGTTCTTCAAATCCATCTGCG ACATGGAGGATTACAGGAACAAAAGCCGGTTCCTGTACGGCGAGTCCATGGGTGGAGCTGTCGTTCTACTGTTGCATAGGAAGGATCCAGCATTCTGGGATGGAGCAGTCCTTGTGGCGCCAATGTGCAAG ATATCAGAGAAGGTGAAACCGCACCCTCTTGTGGTCTCCTTCCTGACTAAGGTGGAGGAGATAATCCCAAAATGGAAGATCGTCCCGACCAAAGATATCATCAACTCCACATTCAAGGACCCCATCAAGCGTGAAAAG GTCAGGAAGAACAAGCTCATCTACCAGGACAGGCCCCGGCTGAAGTCTGCGCTGGAGCTGCTCAGGACCAGCATGGATGTGGAAGATAATCTGTCAGAG GTGAGGGTGCCATTTCTGGTCCTGCACGGCGAGGCCGACACGGTGACCGATCCGGAGGTCAGCCGCACCCTCTACGAGCGCTCAGCCAGCACCGACAAGACCATCAAGCTCTACCCAGGGATGTGGCACGGCCTCACCGCCGGTGAGCCTGACGAGAACGTGGAGCTGGTGTTCTCTGACATTCTCGCATGGCTCGACCAGCGCAGTCGCCATTGGAAACCTGAAGAACGGGTCAGAGCTCCACTAGAGCCCGAAAGCAAGCACCACCAAGAGGCGTCCAAGAAAATCACCTGTGCTACCAGCAGCAATGGTGCAGAGAGTCCGGTGCCCGTGTCACCACACGGCCAGCCTCAGTGTGGCTGCAGCTTCCTCTGCGGGCTCGGTGGCCAACCAAACCAGCACCAATCTAGGATGTAG